The DNA region ACTTGGATTAGGAAAGGAAAGACAAGACTCTGGAGAGGACATGACTGAGAAGCATTTGAATATTAATAAGTGTTTTCACTCATCCTCTTTACTCAAGACAAATGAAAAGTATTAACAATGTGTTTGATTGGTAGTGGTGTTGTTGATAGAAATAAAAGAGGATCCACATGTGGTGGTGATAAGTTTAAACCCAATGGAATTCATTTCTCATATGTTGTAGTACTTTTCAAGAAATAATCAAGAAACCATATAATCTTGTTTGgagttttagttttttttttccatcaTGTTTTATGGGCTAGTGGAAAATTCTTGTGTACGACCCTTTAGATGCTTGGTTATGTTGGTTGCCTAAGGTTAATTAGTTTTTCTCCCAATCTTTGTCATTTTAGATTCATAACTCCTTTAGATCCACTATCTGAAGACTATAAATGGTtggtttgttaaaaaaatttaaaacatcatgagaaaaaaaataaaactcgtgaggaacattataaaaattgtgATAAACATTACAGTaaggacaaaaaaaaaagtgttgatGAACATTACAGTAAAAATCGTAATATATATTTCGCATCACGCACAGGGTAATATAGTCATTTCACATACACAAAAGATCATTTTGACAAATATTATCAACGTTATGTCATCTTTCTAATAAGACCTATTATTAAGGTCATTTGGTCAAATTTTTCGTTATGAGAATatgaaaactaatttaaaattttattttctcaatttctttctttttctctttcacCCTCACGTTCCATTTTCTTCCCctctctttttataatttttttttttaaatcttaaatttatttatatttattttatacttaattaatccGTATagatcttattaatattttttttcaataaacatATATCAATCATTCTTCGCTAcataatatttctttattagtattttttgtttcactaaattttaaaatttattaatatttttatttttattttttcttacttaagttagaaagaaaataaaaatttattattagtgTACATTCTCATCTTTCATTTctatctttaatttcttttattcctcacacaaaactaaataaaataatcaaaaattgCAAATAAATTCTATACAAATGTATTGcagtaataaaatataataaaacaaaatctatAGTTACAGTAATAAAaatgcaaaattaaaaaaaaaaaatccttataCCTACtagaataaattttatacatTCTATAATAAATCTTATACCATAAACCCTAAATTATATACCTTGTAACCCTAGAAAAATCCATTGAGCTCAGAGAAGCTCGAAGttcaaaaattttaacatcgatttgcgtgtcaaaaatatttttaaaataaaacattattttaaaatattttaaataatctttgacagcttttaaaattaattataaaaacaattaatttgggttcaagtttaaacaattttcagatttgttaaaattaaattaaatttgattttaaaaaaattcgtgttaaattaattaaaaataattaatttaaaagattatttatttaaaatatagttaacaattgatttttaaaaatcaataaaaagatatacgtgtacaaatgtatttttaGCTAGAGTTTCTTTCGACTCGTAGTTTGGTGAACTCGGGAAAGAGTTTTCGTGCTTCATCTTtcgtacccattttaaaaacgatctctacttataaatttaacttttaaaaattggttgtataacgttaTATTTGTAACCgattatgataggatcggcgtaatcgatagagacgagaGTCTGGCTATTGATGGCGGCTTaggaaaaatggtttgatagaaatcctgttagagatttaaatcactttctattctgcacaaacccttgcaaactcttgaacgattcaagtgcggaaatgtttgctcaggtttgaagctaagaaccaagaataaGAAGATGACAGTAAGAAAAAGACACaacagtttatttatggatgtttggagctaactctcctacgtcaccctttcttccaaccaccggaaggattcactatactttcgaatcaaatacagttgcacgaatagctcattgttgaacagaacaaactctgttcaacttacaatatgatgaagaatatcactcagctaaaacaatgctttgataaaactctctcttgattaaaaacttttcattttctttaatattttcagTATCAtcttttcttcaatattttcaGTATTATGATGATGTTGGTGATGATTTTAGTGGGACTGGTGATGTTGAGTGGTTTGAGCGTCTTTGAGAATAATTAATAGTTGTTATCTATTCTAATTGGGTTAATCCATAATTTAaaagtttgtatttattttaattgtacaGTCCCTAATAGAGACAATGAACCTATTATAATTCTGAAatagtattttgaattttaatattttttttaactattattttataaataatttaataaatttttgctatttttatattattttattattatatgaaactcACTAGTTTTGAATCAATAATCTAGTAATTTAGTTCCTACCTCAAATTGATGttcaaaattatgatttaaGCACAATAATAAGAGCTAACATGAAAAacatctaattttttaattattatattaaatcgACATGTTGTTAACATCTTTTTCAATATTTCTACAACTTAATTTGACATGTTGCTAACatcttactttttttaattattatattaattcccGACAGTTCTAAGTAATtggtatattattatatatacatgtcGTGCCTACTTGATGCGTCAACTCATCATAAGTTTTGTAGGCATATATAATTactgaaattaatatatatatatatatagttatgaaACTTCGTATATTAAGTAAATTAGAATGAGCACGctaaataatatgaaatataattatacgaAACTAATACGAATTTGGACGagtaattaagaaaaatattaagaaaaaatattacattaaaattgtgactttctaatttaattcaatattttgttatctaattattaaaaaatatgtcaaaacttACTTTTTATTCactagttttatttaaaattattttgttatttttttaagctttCCCAAAATCATATAATTGAAAACATCcatttatgggcggatcaactcacaatccgacccaaatattcatttactctcacatatatatatatatccaaattatctcgacccgacaatctgaacatttttaaaattaagtatcattatatataattatatatatatatatataagctattataaataaataaaaaatttataataagagTGTAAATAAATCTCAAAGTACCTTTTACAATTTTTACATTCTTTAGACAAATATGATCTAATAAAGGGATTACAATGGCGgattgataataatttattaaagtgGTCTTCTTATGTTTGGCATCTTGGAAGTGCCGTGCATGATCTTATCTCCATAattattatacaatattttatttactttttataaaagcatttcattttaattaatttttttttcatttgcttCATGATCATGGATGAGGCagaactaatattattatttttttaatgtattttaaataaattacactttttttttataaatattatttgtagtgTGAACTCATGATTCaaagataacaaaaaaaaatgaactcaCTTCTTAGTATGCTATTAGTTTCACactgtaaaaaaatataataaatttaataaaatcttttatcaataccaatatcaaataaatatatataaatatatattttttctaatttagcgATAAAAAGACGTGATATCCTAGGTTTAAGTCTGTCAAGCAATAATTTTTgttgttaataattaaatatgtttataggtttGAGTACTTATCTAATAGAACTATTAAATGTATACAATTTAAATGGTGGAATCTCTATCGTTTTAAGATGACATgagttaatataataaaaaaatgaaacttgaGTTTACAAAAGCAAACAAGTAAGCGCGtgaattaaaaaacataaacgaAAAGGTTTTTGATTGAATAATAGATGGTGAATGAATCTACGAGAAACGACAACCtttttcattcttcttcttcttctactaaATGATCATTACCAAACGAATCAAAGTTCTTCTCTTTTCTGCAATCAAACGAAAGGCATCCTCCACCCATATATGCATTAAATATACCcacccttcttcttcttattctccaTACACGCTTCTCTTACGCGGGGCGGGCAGgcacagagagagagagaaaacccAAGATCCTTGTTGTAAATCGCACGCGTATTCAATTCTATTGAATCCATAACATCAATCCATACCATACCCAGAAGCAGGTTTTGCTTCTTACACTTTGGCCTAGGTCAAATTGGAGACAGAGCTCCTGGTCACATCTCTGTTCATTGTAACTTGTAAGTGTCCATAACTCATCTTACCTCTGAAAAAGTGCATGAATGTTATCTGTCCTTCATATGCCCTCTTCAGATCACGCTGGCTTTTAGCATCATCTCCCGTTGAAcaccaatttttttattttttatatctttctAAATTAGGGCTATTAAGAAGGATCtcgagaagatggatgaagcaaGTGGGTTTTACGCTTTAAATCGCCCTCGTTTGCGAAGAATTTTCAGACGAATTTCTGCATTTTCTCTAGTGgtgttcattttcttcttttctgaAATGAGTGGGAAATCATCTTCTTCTGGTCGGATTGAAGTAGTTAGGCGGCATGTTATGGAAGTTAATGCTAATTTAAACGATTCTACAGTTGATGCTGTTCACGGGTCAGGCGAGAATAACTTGAATCTAATTAAACCCCCCACGTTTTGTCCAGGAATATATAACCACCAAGGGTATGAAAGTCAATGTGATTACTTGATTAACAGTTCACAGTGTGCTGATTCTGGCGGTTTCTTCAATTACATTGCTTTCTTCTATTGTGATTGCGAGAAAAACAAGGCTTTGGGTTACATGGTGCTTGTCCTTTGGTTAGTGGCCCTGTTTTATCTACTTGGAAATACTGCCACTGAATACTTCTGTTGCTGCCTTGAGAAGTTATCAAATCTATTGAATCTGAGACCGACAGTTGCAGGCGTAACTTTGCTTCCTCTTGGAAATGGAGCCCCTGATGTTTTCGCCAGCATTGCAGCTTTCATGGGGACAGAAGCAGGGGATGTTGGTCTCAACAGTGTTTTGGGCGGTGCCATGTTCGTGTTGAGTGTCGTCGTGGGTACTATTGCTATCTGCTCGGCTGGGAACTCTGGTAGAATTAGCAAGAGATGTTTCTTCAGAGACGTCACTTTCTTCCTATTTACGCTTGTTGCACTCGTTGTGATTCTCGTAGCAGGGGAGGTGAATTTCGGAGGCGCGATCGCTTACTTTTCGATTTACGTTGTTTACGCTTTGTCCGTGGCTGCAAACGAGATCATAAGGAGAAAGGGATATAAGCAAGATTCGGAGTCTCTAGTTTCGATACCTCTGCTTGCCCATGCAGATGAGAATGGCGGCGTTCCCCTTCTGGGAACAAGGCTTCCCCATTGGGTTTGGAATTCGCATGTGGGCATTTATACAAACGAAGAGGGTTCAGGGGACGCGTCTACACCGAAGGCCATGTGGGGTTGGAGCAATGAGGAGACGGTTGGGGATGGGGATGATTGGTTCAAGTTTTGTTGGTGGGTGTTGGAATTGCCGTTGGCTCTTCCAAGAAGGGTAACGATCCCGATAGTGGAGGAAGAGAGGTGGTCTAAAGGGTATGCGGTCGCCAGTGCTTTCTTTGCACCGATGCTCTTAGCGACCTTGTGGAACTCTCGACAAAACAGTGTCGATTTTTTCAGCAAAGAAGTTGTGTATGTAATGGGTGCAACGGTGGGTATTATATTGGGAGTTGTAGCGATTATTTACACGAAAAGGGAAGGTCCGCCGACGAAGTTTGTGTTTCCTTGGGTTTTGGGAGGTTTTTTTATGAGTATAGTTTGGTTCTACATAATAGCAAACGAGCTGGTGGCACTGCTGGTGGGGTTAGGGGTGATATTTGGAATAAAGCCGTCCATCTTGGGATTAACGGTGTTGGCGTGGGGAAACTCGATGGGTGATCTGATGTCGAATTTGGCGTTGGCGATGAACGGTGGGGATGGCTTGCAAATGGCGATGTCGGGGTGCTATGCTGGGCCCATGTTCAACACGCTGGTGGGTTTGGGAATCTCGATGGTGCTAGGGGCATGGTCCAAGATACCGGGCTCGTACATTGTTCCCAAGGACAATAGCTTGTATTTCACAATCGGGTTTATTGCGTTGAGCCTGGTTTGGTCAATGGTAGCTTTACCCAGAAATGGGATGCGCCCAGGCAAGCTGTTGGGAGTGGGTCTTATAACACTTTACTTTACATTTCTTTCTGTTAGACTTTTGACTGCTCTAAGTTCTATGTCAACAGACGGTTCTTAACACCAAATCTTATGTAAATCCTGCTTGTATGTAGTAGTAATTGTTAACCCATAGCTCATATGGATGGATCGAGAAGTTTGCCAATTAATCTATAGCTATCTTGCATTGAATCCAACATATATATGGGAAATGACTCACCTCCCAAGAATGGAGATAAAGTAATTTCAAGTATTAACATTTACTATTTACCACCTCGATCGTATATTGGTTTGGTGGTTGTTGATGACTTCACGTGAAAACACTTACTCATGCTCAGAACCTTTGCCCCACACAATTAACTTAACTACTATTGACttgtcaattttatatatatatatatataacccaattatatttaattattagaccCTGCCTGCCTGGCTACCTACTACTAAGTACAAATACATTATTATCTTTAACTAGAATCATgtacttttgtttttattttaatttacatataagctatttaatatt from Impatiens glandulifera chromosome 5, dImpGla2.1, whole genome shotgun sequence includes:
- the LOC124937434 gene encoding cation/calcium exchanger 4-like; the protein is MDEASGFYALNRPRLRRIFRRISAFSLVVFIFFFSEMSGKSSSSGRIEVVRRHVMEVNANLNDSTVDAVHGSGENNLNLIKPPTFCPGIYNHQGYESQCDYLINSSQCADSGGFFNYIAFFYCDCEKNKALGYMVLVLWLVALFYLLGNTATEYFCCCLEKLSNLLNLRPTVAGVTLLPLGNGAPDVFASIAAFMGTEAGDVGLNSVLGGAMFVLSVVVGTIAICSAGNSGRISKRCFFRDVTFFLFTLVALVVILVAGEVNFGGAIAYFSIYVVYALSVAANEIIRRKGYKQDSESLVSIPLLAHADENGGVPLLGTRLPHWVWNSHVGIYTNEEGSGDASTPKAMWGWSNEETVGDGDDWFKFCWWVLELPLALPRRVTIPIVEEERWSKGYAVASAFFAPMLLATLWNSRQNSVDFFSKEVVYVMGATVGIILGVVAIIYTKREGPPTKFVFPWVLGGFFMSIVWFYIIANELVALLVGLGVIFGIKPSILGLTVLAWGNSMGDLMSNLALAMNGGDGLQMAMSGCYAGPMFNTLVGLGISMVLGAWSKIPGSYIVPKDNSLYFTIGFIALSLVWSMVALPRNGMRPGKLLGVGLITLYFTFLSVRLLTALSSMSTDGS